The Mycolicibacterium cosmeticum sequence ACCGTAAATATTGCGTTAGTATCGCGGTCATGACTGCTGTCCTGCCCGACCGTGACGTGACCGTGCCTGCCGCCGAGGTACCCGCCGTGCTGAGTCGCAGCATCTTGGCCGACGGTTTCGACTTCGTCCTCGACACCGAGCGGTCCCGTGGTTCCTACCTGGTCGACGCCCGCAGCGGTGCGCGATACCTGGACATGTTCACGTTCTTCGCGTCGTCCGCGCTCGGCATGAACCATCCCGCGCTGACCAGCCCGGAGGCCCGCGCCGAACTGGGCACCGTCGCGGTGAACAAGCCGAGCAACTCCGACATCTACAGCGTGCCCATGGCCCGGTTCGTCGACACCTTCGCGCGGGTGCTCGGTGACCCCGCGCTGCCGCACCTGTTCTTCATCGACGGGGGAGCGCTGGCGGTGGAGAACGCGCTGAAGGTGGCGTTCGACTGGAAGAGCCGGCACAACGAGGCGCTGGGGCGAAGCGCGCCGGGCACCCGCGTGCTGCACCTGCGCGGCGCCTTCCACGGCCGCAGCGGATACACCATGTCGCTGACCAATACGGATCCCAACAAGGTGGCCCGGTTCCCGAAGTTCGACTGGCCGCGGATCGATGCACCGTATGTGCGCCCGGGCGCCGATCCGGTTGCGCTGGAAGCGGAATCGCTGCGGCAGGCGCGCGCCGCGTTCGAGCGCTACCCGCACGACATCGCCTGTTTCATCGCCGAGCCGATCCAGGGTGAGGGCGGCGACCGGCACATGCGTCCCGAGTTCTTCGCGGCGATGCGGGATCTGTGCGACGAGTTCGACGCGTTGCTGATCTTCGACGAGGTGCAGACCGGCTGCGGGATGACCGGGACCGCGTGGGCTTACCAGCAGTTGGGGGTGCGTCCCGACGTGGTGGCGTTCGGCAAGAAGACCCAGGTGTGCGGCGTGATGGCCGGCGGCCGGGTGGCCGAGGTGCCGGACAACGTGTTCGCCGTCAGCTCGCGGATCAACTCCACCTGGGGCGGCAACCTCACCGACATGGTGCGGGCCCGGCGCATCCTCGAGGTGATCGAGGCCGACGGCCTGATCGACAACGCCCGCGTGCTCGGGGAGTACCTGCTGGACCGATTGCGGGCATTGGCAACCGAATTCCCGGATGTGGTGCTCGATCCGCGGGGCCGGGGCCTGATGTGTGCGTTCAGCATGCCCACGACGGCGCTGCGTGACGACGTGGTCCGCACGCTGTGGGACCGGGGTGTCATCATGCTGCCCAGTGGGGTGGATTCGGTGCGGTTCCGGCCGGCGCTGACGGTGGCGCCGGCCGAGCTGGACGCCGCCATCGACGAGGTACGGGCCGCGGTGCGGGACGCAGTGCGCGACGTGCCGGGCGCGCTCTAGTTCGAGCGTTTACCCACGTACACCCCCTCGGGGCGGAAACGCAGCATCGATTCGTTGTACTCTTCCAGCGCGTG is a genomic window containing:
- the lat gene encoding L-lysine 6-transaminase produces the protein MTAVLPDRDVTVPAAEVPAVLSRSILADGFDFVLDTERSRGSYLVDARSGARYLDMFTFFASSALGMNHPALTSPEARAELGTVAVNKPSNSDIYSVPMARFVDTFARVLGDPALPHLFFIDGGALAVENALKVAFDWKSRHNEALGRSAPGTRVLHLRGAFHGRSGYTMSLTNTDPNKVARFPKFDWPRIDAPYVRPGADPVALEAESLRQARAAFERYPHDIACFIAEPIQGEGGDRHMRPEFFAAMRDLCDEFDALLIFDEVQTGCGMTGTAWAYQQLGVRPDVVAFGKKTQVCGVMAGGRVAEVPDNVFAVSSRINSTWGGNLTDMVRARRILEVIEADGLIDNARVLGEYLLDRLRALATEFPDVVLDPRGRGLMCAFSMPTTALRDDVVRTLWDRGVIMLPSGVDSVRFRPALTVAPAELDAAIDEVRAAVRDAVRDVPGAL